From Paenibacillus graminis, a single genomic window includes:
- a CDS encoding AraC family transcriptional regulator: MNVLENMNDALSYIEDHLTDEIDFKEVARRALCSEYHFKRMFSFLAGVPLSEYIRRRRLTIAAFELQKSQLRIIDVAMQVGYSSPDAFTKAFQLFHGVTPSEARAGSPSLKSFPRMTFQLTIRGGSEMNYRIEEKEAFRIVGLKKRVPIQFSGVNPEIAAMAQSLNLQMITELKLLSNTDPAGIISASVNFSEDRMEEKGELDHYIGVVTTLEGPEPFAQLEVAASTWAVFEAVGPFPDTLQNIWGRIYSEWFPSSNYELVEGPEMLWNESQDTTSPTYRSEIWIPVQVSN; this comes from the coding sequence ATGAACGTTCTTGAGAACATGAATGATGCATTATCCTACATTGAAGATCATCTCACAGATGAGATTGATTTTAAAGAGGTTGCCAGACGGGCATTATGCTCCGAATATCATTTCAAGCGGATGTTTTCATTCCTTGCCGGGGTGCCGCTCTCGGAGTATATCCGCCGCAGACGACTTACGATTGCCGCATTTGAGCTGCAAAAAAGCCAGCTGCGGATCATCGACGTGGCGATGCAGGTCGGTTACAGTTCACCGGATGCGTTCACAAAGGCGTTCCAGCTTTTTCACGGAGTGACTCCATCTGAAGCGCGGGCGGGTAGTCCCTCTCTGAAGTCCTTCCCCCGGATGACCTTTCAGTTGACTATAAGAGGAGGCAGTGAAATGAATTACCGTATCGAGGAAAAAGAGGCGTTTCGTATTGTCGGGCTGAAGAAAAGGGTTCCCATTCAATTCAGCGGTGTGAACCCGGAGATTGCCGCCATGGCGCAAAGCCTGAACCTGCAGATGATCACCGAACTGAAGCTGCTGTCGAATACCGATCCGGCGGGGATCATCAGCGCATCGGTCAATTTCTCCGAGGACCGCATGGAAGAAAAAGGGGAGCTGGATCATTACATCGGGGTTGTTACAACACTGGAAGGTCCGGAGCCTTTTGCGCAGCTTGAGGTTGCTGCTTCTACATGGGCTGTATTTGAAGCCGTGGGGCCGTTTCCGGATACTCTCCAGAATATTTGGGGCAGAATTTATTCCGAATGGTTTCCTTCTTCCAACTACGAGTTAGTGGAGGGGCCGGAAATGTTATGGAATGAGAGCCAGGATACCACCTCGCCTACGTACAGAAGTGAAATATGGATACCTGTTCAAGTGTCGAATTAA
- a CDS encoding polysaccharide deacetylase family protein, whose translation MLLHLTIGIISIFILYMVVPSLITRLAGYGVMRRGTSPKEVAFTFDDGPHPEYTPRLLDLLALHNVKATFFVLGSQAERYPELIKRMDREGHQIGIHNYIHTSNWLMLPGTIRNGHLERTADIVESIVGTRPDYYRPPWGLINMFDFFRLKQYRIVLWSLMAHDWSREKCQTSLRSTLLNRIRDGSIIVLHDSGDTLGADGNAPHYMLLALEEVLNQLKTRNLKCVRLDEMA comes from the coding sequence ATGCTATTACATTTGACTATTGGAATCATCAGCATCTTTATTCTATATATGGTAGTTCCCAGTCTGATTACGCGGCTGGCCGGGTATGGCGTCATGCGCCGGGGGACGTCACCCAAGGAGGTGGCTTTCACCTTTGATGACGGGCCGCATCCGGAGTATACCCCCAGATTGCTGGATCTTCTGGCACTGCATAATGTCAAAGCCACCTTTTTCGTCCTTGGTTCGCAAGCGGAACGATATCCCGAGCTGATTAAGCGAATGGACCGGGAAGGCCATCAGATTGGCATCCATAATTATATTCATACCTCCAACTGGCTTATGCTTCCCGGCACCATCCGGAACGGACATCTGGAGCGGACTGCAGATATTGTGGAGTCAATTGTCGGAACCCGTCCTGATTATTACCGTCCGCCCTGGGGGTTGATCAATATGTTCGATTTCTTTCGCCTGAAGCAGTACCGGATCGTGCTGTGGTCGCTGATGGCACATGACTGGAGCCGGGAGAAATGTCAGACTTCCCTGCGTTCAACCCTGTTAAACCGTATTAGGGACGGGTCTATCATTGTGCTGCATGACAGCGGGGATACGCTGGGGGCCGACGGAAATGCCCCTCATTATATGCTGCTGGCTTTGGAGGAAGTACTGAACCAGTTGAAAACCAGAAACCTGAAATGTGTCCGGCTGGACGAAATGGCTTAA
- a CDS encoding MFS transporter produces MPGWKRNLLVCWFGIFVTGAGMSQIAPVLPLYITRLGVEDAASIAQISGIAFGITYVISALFSPVLGLAADKFGRKPMLLRASLGMALIVGSMGFAHNVYVLIGLRLS; encoded by the coding sequence ATGCCGGGTTGGAAAAGAAATTTGCTAGTCTGCTGGTTCGGAATTTTTGTCACAGGCGCGGGAATGAGCCAGATCGCACCGGTATTGCCGCTCTATATTACAAGGCTTGGTGTGGAAGACGCTGCTTCCATTGCCCAGATCTCCGGGATCGCTTTTGGAATCACTTATGTGATATCCGCGCTGTTCTCACCCGTATTGGGCCTCGCAGCAGATAAGTTCGGCCGGAAACCGATGCTTCTGCGGGCAAGCCTGGGGATGGCGTTAATCGTGGGGAGTATGGGATTTGCCCACAATGTCTATGTGCTGATCGGGCTGCGCTTGTCATAG
- a CDS encoding LysE family translocator — translation MNIASFIIYCIVVTFTPGPTNIVILSSVQHHGAKKTMEYVWGATIAFGLLLAASALLNHVLAGIIPNILVIMQIVGSLYMLYLAYQIYRMGRAEAAPVQTANFASGLLMQLINPKVLLFTLTVIPSYVLPYYSSASASFLFVLMITVIGFLAFVTWVVCGAVFKNLLQQHHRLFNTLMALFLVYSAVMVSGIL, via the coding sequence ATGAACATCGCATCCTTCATTATTTACTGTATTGTGGTCACATTCACACCCGGGCCTACCAATATAGTTATTTTATCATCTGTGCAGCATCACGGTGCCAAAAAAACCATGGAATACGTCTGGGGAGCAACGATCGCCTTTGGTCTGCTGCTTGCCGCTTCTGCCTTGCTTAATCATGTGCTTGCCGGCATTATTCCAAATATACTGGTCATCATGCAGATTGTTGGCAGTCTTTATATGCTCTACCTGGCCTATCAAATCTATCGGATGGGGCGTGCAGAAGCCGCACCGGTGCAGACCGCCAATTTTGCCTCAGGCCTGCTTATGCAGCTAATCAACCCGAAGGTGCTGCTGTTCACCTTAACCGTTATTCCCAGCTATGTCCTGCCTTATTATAGTTCGGCTTCGGCTTCGTTTCTGTTTGTGCTGATGATTACGGTCATCGGATTTCTGGCGTTTGTAACCTGGGTGGTTTGCGGCGCTGTCTTCAAAAATTTGCTGCAGCAGCATCACCGGTTGTTCAATACCCTGATGGCACTGTTTCTCGTGTATTCCGCAGTGATGGTGTCAGGGATTCTATAA
- a CDS encoding polymer-forming cytoskeletal protein, whose translation MKLVKGLIVAGVAAALLSGCGNNNDKAKEAASASPAASAAAETTDAQSTASIVNQADAFTKAVSAEGNWIVAILNDLTVDTDVVVAGEFHDKGKAENAIYRKLALYAQDADHKITASYTLTAPKVTVQSENFKVQGGTIKGDVYVEAKGFTLDKTATIDGNLYFKSDDLKTSAVLEGKVTGETAVK comes from the coding sequence GTGAAGCTAGTAAAAGGACTTATTGTTGCAGGTGTGGCGGCAGCGTTGCTGTCGGGTTGTGGAAATAATAATGATAAAGCCAAAGAGGCGGCAAGCGCATCTCCGGCTGCAAGTGCAGCGGCTGAAACTACAGATGCACAAAGCACAGCGTCCATCGTAAACCAAGCGGATGCTTTCACCAAAGCAGTAAGTGCAGAAGGCAACTGGATCGTAGCTATTCTGAATGACCTGACCGTGGACACCGATGTGGTTGTTGCCGGTGAATTCCATGACAAAGGCAAAGCAGAAAATGCAATTTACCGCAAACTGGCTCTGTATGCTCAAGACGCTGACCACAAGATCACTGCCAGCTATACACTGACTGCTCCTAAGGTGACTGTTCAGAGTGAAAACTTCAAAGTGCAGGGCGGAACAATCAAAGGTGACGTTTATGTAGAAGCCAAAGGATTTACACTTGACAAAACAGCAACAATCGACGGCAACCTGTACTTTAAAAGCGATGATCTGAAAACAAGTGCAGTCCTCGAAGGTAAAGTAACCGGCGAAACAGCCGTTAAATAA
- a CDS encoding DHA2 family efflux MFS transporter permease subunit: MSTSNKPTPIQKGPLLFVMILGAFIAVLNQTLMSVATPELMGDFQISAATAQWLTTGYMLVNGVFIPVTAYFMQRFTTRELFLSAMLIFLGGSVLAGAAPNFGMLLAGRLIQAAGAGIIMPLLMNVVLAIYPVEKRGGAMGMIGFAIIFAPAIGPTYAGYILDHYSWRSLFYVIIPFAALVVVLAWFYLKNVTERTHPKLDVWGLILSTLGFGTLLYGFSRAGSIGWSSAEVVSTLASGVVLLILFTWRQLTGSNPLLELKAFKYNMFTLTTLINIAVTVVMYADMMLLPLYLQNMRGYSALDSGLLMLPGALLMGVMMPLAGRMFDRFGAKWLSIIGILITILTTFGFIRLTDSTSYKYLLLMSTGRRLGMALFLMPVTTAGLNQLPEAMNAHGTAIANTVKQVAGAIGTSLLVTVLTNRTQLHLADITAAGVSGDPRHLLLEASISGMNDAYLAVIIFGGIGLVLSFFIKKTGNVETGDQELAPVR, encoded by the coding sequence ATGAGTACAAGCAACAAACCAACCCCAATACAAAAAGGCCCGCTGCTGTTTGTCATGATTCTCGGCGCGTTTATCGCTGTGCTGAATCAGACCCTTATGAGTGTGGCTACACCTGAGCTGATGGGAGATTTTCAGATATCGGCGGCTACAGCCCAGTGGCTGACCACCGGGTATATGCTGGTTAACGGGGTCTTTATTCCTGTGACCGCTTATTTTATGCAGCGCTTCACGACCCGTGAGCTGTTCCTGTCGGCAATGCTAATTTTCCTGGGCGGTTCAGTTCTCGCCGGTGCGGCCCCAAATTTCGGAATGCTGCTGGCAGGACGTCTGATCCAGGCTGCCGGGGCAGGAATTATTATGCCGCTGTTGATGAATGTTGTTCTGGCAATATACCCTGTAGAGAAGCGTGGGGGAGCGATGGGAATGATCGGCTTTGCCATCATCTTCGCTCCGGCAATCGGGCCAACCTATGCAGGCTATATACTGGATCATTATTCCTGGCGGTCACTCTTCTATGTCATCATTCCTTTTGCCGCATTAGTGGTGGTTCTGGCCTGGTTTTATTTAAAAAACGTGACAGAACGGACCCATCCCAAACTGGATGTCTGGGGCCTCATTTTGTCAACCCTGGGCTTCGGGACATTGCTGTACGGCTTCAGCCGGGCGGGAAGCATTGGCTGGTCAAGCGCTGAAGTGGTTTCAACCCTTGCTTCAGGTGTGGTTCTGCTCATTCTGTTCACTTGGCGGCAGCTGACCGGCAGTAATCCGCTTCTGGAGTTAAAAGCCTTCAAATACAACATGTTCACGCTGACCACCTTAATTAATATCGCGGTAACCGTGGTCATGTACGCAGATATGATGCTGCTTCCCCTGTACCTGCAGAATATGAGAGGCTACTCCGCGCTCGATTCGGGGCTGCTGATGCTTCCGGGTGCACTGCTGATGGGCGTGATGATGCCGCTCGCCGGTAGAATGTTCGACCGCTTTGGGGCCAAGTGGCTGTCCATAATCGGCATTCTGATAACGATTCTGACCACATTTGGTTTCATCCGCCTTACAGATTCTACGAGTTACAAATATCTTCTGCTGATGTCCACCGGAAGACGGCTCGGAATGGCTCTCTTTCTGATGCCGGTTACAACCGCAGGACTGAATCAGCTCCCGGAAGCTATGAATGCGCATGGGACGGCAATCGCCAACACTGTGAAGCAGGTAGCGGGTGCAATTGGAACGTCACTTCTGGTCACGGTTTTAACGAATCGTACCCAGTTACATCTGGCAGATATAACAGCTGCCGGAGTCTCAGGCGATCCACGGCATTTGCTGCTGGAAGCCTCCATTTCCGGAATGAACGATGCTTATCTGGCTGTTATTATTTTCGGAGGAATCGGGCTGGTTCTTTCATTCTTTATTAAGAAGACGGGGAACGTGGAGACAGGTGATCAGGAACTGGCGCCTGTCCGGTAA
- a CDS encoding ABC transporter ATP-binding protein translates to MTTILRTWELTKEYQGKEVVSGVNMNIKQGEIYGFLGPNGAGKTTVLKMITNLVKPTEGYIEFFGASMTDHSYEMLKRMGSIIEYPVFYDKLTARENLQLHGEYMGYYDAKAMEEALELVKLRGVDKKPVKQFSLGMKQRLGIARAVMTKPELLILDEPINGLDPMGIKELREVFRMLSREYGMTLLISSHILGEMEQVADTIGMIRDGILLEEVAMDRIRSKNTQYIELITGESSKAVYVLEHKLGLTNFKVLGSRKIRIYDAVQQLELNKALIEAGVELESLSKKNHSLEDYFVELMGGRAS, encoded by the coding sequence ATGACCACTATATTGCGGACATGGGAGTTAACCAAGGAGTATCAAGGCAAAGAGGTTGTTAGCGGTGTGAACATGAACATTAAGCAAGGCGAAATTTACGGGTTCCTGGGACCAAACGGAGCGGGCAAAACTACGGTATTGAAAATGATCACCAATCTGGTAAAGCCGACAGAGGGGTATATCGAATTTTTTGGAGCGAGCATGACAGACCATTCCTATGAAATGCTGAAGCGTATGGGCAGCATTATTGAATATCCGGTGTTCTACGACAAACTGACGGCGAGAGAAAACCTCCAGCTGCACGGGGAGTATATGGGGTACTACGATGCGAAGGCCATGGAAGAAGCGCTGGAGCTGGTCAAGCTGAGGGGTGTGGACAAAAAGCCGGTCAAGCAGTTCTCCCTGGGGATGAAGCAGCGGCTGGGCATTGCCCGGGCGGTAATGACTAAACCGGAGCTGCTCATTCTGGATGAGCCGATCAACGGACTGGACCCCATGGGTATCAAGGAGCTGCGTGAAGTGTTCCGCATGCTGAGCCGGGAATATGGAATGACGCTGCTGATCTCCAGCCACATTCTGGGGGAGATGGAACAGGTTGCCGATACCATCGGCATGATCCGTGACGGAATTTTGCTGGAGGAAGTGGCGATGGATAGGATCCGGAGCAAGAACACGCAATACATCGAACTGATTACCGGAGAGAGCAGCAAAGCGGTGTATGTGCTGGAGCACAAGCTGGGCCTCACCAACTTCAAGGTGCTGGGTTCCCGGAAGATCCGCATTTACGATGCCGTACAGCAGCTTGAGCTGAATAAAGCACTGATAGAAGCGGGCGTGGAGCTGGAAAGCTTGAGTAAAAAGAATCATTCGCTGGAAGATTATTTTGTGGAACTGATGGGGGGAAGGGCATCTTAA
- a CDS encoding DinB family protein: protein MVQAREVLSNQLLANANDPSWYVTFTESVQGLSEEEAAWKADEDSNSIAELVQHLLYWNQTWQTRYREASIQAVPSVESNSHTFELPQGIPFEQLHTRLLEVLLAWQSLLTEAQLAEDVQEFPGSQWWEIVGNVTTHNAYHIGQIVFIRKLQKSWKRNR, encoded by the coding sequence TTGGTTCAAGCCCGGGAAGTATTGAGCAACCAGTTGCTCGCGAATGCAAATGACCCCAGCTGGTATGTGACTTTCACAGAATCCGTGCAGGGCTTAAGCGAAGAAGAGGCTGCATGGAAGGCGGACGAAGACAGCAACAGTATTGCCGAGCTGGTCCAGCATCTGCTGTACTGGAATCAGACCTGGCAGACCCGGTACCGGGAAGCCAGTATTCAAGCGGTACCCTCTGTGGAGAGCAACAGCCATACATTTGAGCTACCTCAGGGGATCCCGTTCGAGCAGCTCCATACAAGATTGCTGGAGGTGCTTTTGGCTTGGCAGAGCCTGTTAACCGAAGCGCAGCTGGCAGAAGACGTACAGGAATTCCCCGGCAGCCAGTGGTGGGAAATCGTCGGGAATGTGACTACCCATAATGCCTATCATATCGGGCAGATCGTCTTCATCCGCAAGCTGCAGAAGAGCTGGAAGCGGAATCGTTAA
- a CDS encoding stalk domain-containing protein: MKKKMTAALTVFAVLGGMGTGVYAGSNLQEIKAFLNPGIKFKMDGQPVQLKNSSGAVVAPITYNNTTYLPVRAVSDVLGVTVNFDAAANTILLGEQTKGVSIAAGFDSSYHTKDPDKTVYKDKDYKDVHFDNGSGTRGSSFMLYPNKKYQKLYLQVAAIGDDIEDFSIIDSDTDTVLKKQNITAQEGLVTIEANIAGVSKLYVTGEVKDGSSVFIPLTTSYYQ; this comes from the coding sequence GTGAAGAAGAAGATGACAGCTGCGTTAACTGTTTTTGCTGTACTTGGGGGCATGGGGACTGGGGTATATGCCGGTTCCAATCTGCAGGAGATCAAGGCTTTCCTGAATCCTGGTATCAAATTCAAAATGGACGGACAACCCGTTCAGCTTAAGAACAGCAGCGGCGCAGTTGTCGCTCCGATTACTTATAATAATACAACGTACTTACCGGTTAGAGCTGTATCCGATGTGTTAGGGGTTACCGTTAATTTTGATGCGGCTGCCAACACAATCTTGTTGGGTGAGCAAACGAAGGGAGTATCCATTGCTGCCGGATTCGATTCCTCCTATCACACCAAAGATCCGGATAAAACAGTCTACAAAGACAAGGACTATAAAGATGTCCATTTCGATAACGGCAGTGGAACACGAGGAAGTTCTTTTATGCTCTACCCTAATAAGAAATATCAGAAACTTTATCTCCAGGTTGCAGCTATCGGCGACGATATTGAAGATTTCTCCATTATAGACAGTGATACCGACACTGTGCTTAAGAAACAGAACATTACAGCTCAGGAAGGACTTGTAACGATAGAAGCGAACATTGCAGGAGTAAGCAAACTTTATGTAACAGGAGAAGTGAAAGACGGCTCATCCGTGTTCATTCCCTTGACTACTTCATACTACCAATAA
- a CDS encoding AraC family transcriptional regulator: protein MEKFNYAKSADILSLSASFTDFTYKKHCHEEYAVGVTLRGIQQYNLEGSLQASHKNGVMLFNREQYHDGSSYDREGIDYVMLYIKPDLFSEILGGQELRFTSPIVYDADLASCILSLDQSIRSGADDAWSSELLFKLGGLVSKTEIAAPRRKNNAFVHKAKEMMNSHIDQVLKLDDLCQEFGLSKYQFIREFKSHAGISPYQFFLNCKVERAKQAIERSRDIYAAVADYGFANLTHLNRHFKSMFGITAYEYMSQLS from the coding sequence GTGGAGAAATTCAACTATGCCAAATCGGCAGATATCCTGTCCCTGTCAGCAAGCTTTACCGATTTCACTTACAAAAAGCATTGCCATGAGGAGTATGCCGTCGGAGTAACCCTGCGCGGGATTCAGCAGTATAACCTGGAAGGCAGCTTGCAGGCTTCTCATAAAAATGGCGTCATGCTGTTCAACCGTGAACAGTATCATGACGGCAGCTCCTATGACAGGGAGGGCATTGATTATGTAATGCTGTACATCAAACCGGATTTGTTCTCTGAAATCCTCGGGGGCCAAGAATTGCGCTTCACCTCCCCTATTGTCTACGATGCAGATTTGGCTTCCTGCATCCTAAGCCTGGACCAATCGATCCGTAGCGGTGCAGATGATGCTTGGTCCAGTGAGCTGTTGTTCAAGCTGGGAGGCCTTGTGTCGAAGACGGAGATCGCCGCACCGAGGAGGAAGAACAATGCTTTTGTGCATAAAGCGAAAGAAATGATGAACTCCCACATAGATCAAGTGCTGAAGCTGGATGACCTGTGTCAAGAATTCGGCCTGTCCAAATATCAGTTTATCCGTGAGTTCAAAAGCCATGCCGGCATCTCACCCTATCAATTTTTTCTGAACTGCAAGGTGGAGCGTGCCAAACAGGCCATTGAACGTTCAAGGGATATTTATGCAGCTGTGGCGGATTACGGCTTTGCCAATCTGACCCATCTCAACCGGCATTTCAAAAGCATGTTCGGAATTACGGCTTATGAATATATGTCGCAGCTTAGTTAG
- a CDS encoding YkoP family protein encodes MNGLESKILKNTVQSLWMAWEKVFALGSHFRGAGTSHFGICSVMLKKHRGQAIVCQDATVIHDGEWVGELHLDNGSILKLIQSEGSDRAALRTARMLRQSMRQINEAFESQSEFKQVKALLGITLLHRGITHGLGFEQQAMQPGFFRRMTTIYLRLLLSALHPEGKHRVSQHTEKLVPMLLIHSRASLKNRFSPGQKLSGEKISI; translated from the coding sequence GTGAACGGTTTGGAATCTAAAATACTCAAAAACACCGTACAGTCGCTCTGGATGGCCTGGGAAAAGGTGTTTGCACTGGGTTCACATTTTCGTGGAGCGGGGACTTCACACTTTGGAATTTGCAGCGTAATGCTCAAAAAACACAGAGGCCAGGCAATCGTATGCCAGGATGCTACCGTCATTCATGACGGGGAATGGGTAGGAGAGCTGCACCTTGATAATGGCAGCATCCTGAAGCTGATTCAGTCGGAAGGTTCAGACCGGGCTGCACTGCGCACGGCAAGAATGCTGCGTCAATCGATGCGCCAGATTAATGAAGCCTTCGAATCGCAGTCAGAATTTAAGCAGGTCAAGGCGCTGCTGGGGATCACGCTGCTGCACCGGGGGATCACGCATGGGCTAGGTTTTGAGCAGCAGGCCATGCAGCCGGGATTTTTCAGACGGATGACGACGATTTATCTCCGCCTGCTGCTGTCTGCACTGCACCCGGAAGGGAAGCACAGAGTCAGTCAACATACCGAAAAGCTGGTTCCGATGCTGCTGATTCATTCACGCGCCTCACTGAAAAACCGTTTTTCTCCCGGGCAGAAGCTGTCAGGAGAAAAAATATCGATTTGA
- a CDS encoding SDR family oxidoreductase, which yields MLNHKTAVITGASSGIGRAIATQLAAQGVHVFITGRSREQLEEVKSQIGQAGGQATCSAFDLRDTGRLQDFIRQAQTQTGHLDIMVNNAGLHIHGNIVDTKVEDWREMIDVNIVALLAGSQAAVQAMRLNEGGAPGHIINISSGNAYEPGRDFYSATKHMVNAIGQALTRELAQEPIQITTVLPGAVATNFGRNLEPEAVVQLARKLGMEVEYKQGDHLPEELIARIRGAMGQTFLSGDDIARAVVYALQQPQNVVVRELYLTAPNVYLGNDFSM from the coding sequence ATGTTAAATCATAAAACAGCTGTCATTACCGGGGCATCCAGCGGCATTGGACGCGCCATCGCCACCCAGCTCGCAGCGCAAGGTGTACATGTATTCATCACTGGAAGAAGCCGGGAACAGCTTGAAGAGGTGAAATCACAAATCGGACAGGCAGGCGGACAAGCAACCTGCAGCGCATTTGATCTCCGGGATACCGGCAGGCTGCAGGATTTCATCCGCCAGGCCCAGACGCAGACCGGTCATCTGGATATTATGGTCAACAATGCCGGTCTGCATATCCACGGGAATATTGTCGATACGAAGGTGGAGGACTGGCGGGAAATGATCGATGTCAACATCGTGGCGCTCCTGGCCGGCTCGCAGGCAGCTGTCCAGGCCATGCGGCTGAATGAAGGCGGCGCCCCAGGCCATATTATTAATATTTCCTCAGGCAACGCCTACGAACCGGGACGGGATTTCTACAGCGCCACCAAACATATGGTGAATGCGATCGGACAGGCCTTGACACGGGAGCTGGCCCAAGAACCGATTCAGATAACAACGGTTCTACCCGGCGCTGTAGCCACCAACTTTGGACGAAACCTTGAACCGGAGGCGGTCGTTCAGCTTGCCCGCAAGCTGGGGATGGAGGTCGAATACAAGCAGGGGGACCATCTGCCGGAAGAGCTGATTGCACGGATTCGCGGGGCGATGGGGCAGACCTTTTTGAGTGGCGATGATATCGCCAGAGCCGTAGTCTACGCACTGCAGCAGCCGCAGAACGTAGTGGTCCGGGAGCTGTATCTGACTGCGCCGAATGTGTACCTCGGCAACGATTTTTCCATGTAG
- a CDS encoding TetR/AcrR family transcriptional regulator, whose amino-acid sequence MEKAADLRVIRTKKLIDEAFLSLVDEKGLEGVNVRSLTSKAGINRGTFYLHYQDIYDLMEKMEDQIIEEMDALPAQSIPEQLLGSGSVEEPFPSIVEFIRFMNERHRFFAIFFAQEGTSFGKRLRTLIQSRMYEKLPRQAMNPDALAVPDDYIVAYFSSAHFGVIRHWFESGRTLPPEQVALILTRLVRDGPLLTALNRRPE is encoded by the coding sequence ATGGAAAAAGCTGCTGATCTGCGGGTGATCCGCACTAAGAAACTGATCGATGAAGCTTTTCTGTCACTTGTTGACGAGAAAGGGCTGGAAGGTGTGAATGTCAGAAGTCTGACCTCCAAGGCAGGGATTAACCGCGGCACCTTCTATCTGCATTATCAGGATATTTATGATCTGATGGAGAAAATGGAGGATCAGATTATAGAAGAGATGGATGCTCTGCCGGCACAGAGCATACCTGAACAGCTGCTCGGCAGCGGGAGTGTTGAAGAGCCTTTTCCCTCGATTGTGGAATTTATCCGCTTTATGAACGAGCGGCACCGGTTTTTTGCTATTTTTTTCGCCCAGGAAGGGACCTCATTTGGAAAAAGACTGCGAACACTGATTCAAAGCCGCATGTATGAGAAGCTGCCCCGGCAGGCCATGAACCCGGACGCCTTGGCGGTCCCGGACGATTATATTGTCGCTTATTTCAGTTCAGCTCATTTTGGGGTCATCCGGCACTGGTTTGAATCGGGGAGAACACTCCCCCCGGAGCAAGTGGCGCTGATCTTAACCCGCCTTGTCCGCGACGGCCCGCTGCTGACCGCGCTGAACCGCCGGCCTGAATAG
- a CDS encoding AraC family ligand binding domain-containing protein, whose protein sequence is MKLGHLFFHIHYCNFRSRKDTRPISSRLSRTLDHHELIFASAGKGSITIENKRYLLKPGMLFYLTPGLPHVIEIDKREPGNFQTVHFSYSYVGFAEGEWFVRAEAENLPLQAAQELKDYYRVEEQFQKVIDSWSAKLPGYEFVTKTAFQQVLIAIYHNTRKHNQNYATSLKVEKLIQYMRENIHRKITLTELSGQVQLSSTYLSRVFKEITGTPIIEFLQSIENGRR, encoded by the coding sequence ATGAAGCTGGGCCATCTTTTTTTTCATATTCACTACTGTAACTTCAGATCAAGGAAGGATACAAGGCCCATTTCAAGCCGGCTCAGCCGGACGTTGGATCATCATGAGCTTATATTCGCCAGCGCTGGGAAGGGCAGTATTACCATTGAGAACAAAAGGTACCTGTTAAAACCGGGGATGCTGTTCTATCTCACACCCGGTCTGCCCCACGTGATAGAGATAGATAAACGGGAGCCGGGCAATTTTCAAACCGTTCATTTCAGTTATTCTTACGTTGGCTTTGCGGAAGGGGAGTGGTTCGTCAGAGCGGAAGCGGAGAATCTCCCCTTGCAGGCGGCACAGGAACTGAAGGATTATTACCGGGTGGAGGAGCAGTTTCAGAAGGTAATTGACAGCTGGAGTGCCAAACTGCCGGGATATGAATTCGTGACCAAAACAGCCTTTCAGCAGGTTCTGATCGCCATCTACCATAACACCAGGAAGCACAATCAGAATTACGCCACCTCTTTAAAAGTTGAAAAATTGATTCAGTATATGCGTGAGAATATCCACCGCAAAATAACCTTGACTGAATTATCCGGGCAGGTTCAGCTGTCCTCCACTTATCTATCCAGGGTATTCAAAGAAATTACAGGGACCCCGATCATCGAGTTTCTTCAATCAATTGAAAATGGACGCCGCTAA